From a region of the Pectobacterium aquaticum genome:
- the rstB gene encoding two-component system sensor histidine kinase RstB, with protein sequence MRKLFVQFFLLLFACFVVMTLLVGLVYKVTAEHAGRQSMDDLMKSSLYLIRNELRAIPPRDWHKTINQLDLNLSFKLHIEPVSKYALSPKNRQRLNQGEIIALDDQYTFIQRIPRSHYVLAVGPIPYLFFLHEMRLLDLLLVMLIGLSLALPVFLWMRPHWQAMLKLENAAQRLGDGHLEARIHFDSTSSLYRLGIAFNRMADNLNQLINSKKQLIDNIAHELRTPLVRLRYRLAMSDNLAENEQQALNRDIGQLEALIDELLTYARLDRPQVTLHLADIDIPSWLQAKVDDFRLIHPDKHISLDMPHSARIGALDLRLMERVLNNLIGNGLRFCHSRLHISLTSDAGHIACLQVEDDGPGIPPENRESVFEPFVRLEAGIENSSGGCGLGLAIVHAIARAYDGNITVDDSPLGGARFRFCWPVKTATAQAVITIQH encoded by the coding sequence ATGAGAAAGCTGTTCGTCCAGTTTTTTCTATTGCTGTTCGCCTGCTTTGTCGTCATGACACTTCTGGTTGGGCTGGTCTATAAAGTCACGGCTGAACACGCTGGACGTCAGTCCATGGATGATCTGATGAAAAGCTCGCTGTATCTCATTCGTAATGAACTGCGCGCGATTCCGCCTCGCGACTGGCATAAAACCATCAACCAGCTTGATTTAAACCTGTCATTCAAATTACATATCGAACCGGTGAGCAAATATGCGCTGAGCCCCAAGAATCGGCAGCGTCTCAATCAAGGAGAAATTATCGCGCTGGATGATCAATACACGTTTATCCAACGCATTCCCCGCAGCCACTATGTTCTTGCCGTCGGCCCTATTCCTTATTTGTTCTTCCTGCATGAAATGCGGCTGCTGGATTTACTGCTGGTGATGCTCATCGGGCTGTCACTGGCGCTGCCGGTTTTCCTCTGGATGCGCCCACATTGGCAGGCCATGCTAAAATTGGAGAATGCCGCGCAGCGTCTGGGAGATGGTCATCTGGAGGCGCGCATTCACTTCGATAGCACCTCAAGCCTGTACCGGCTTGGCATCGCCTTCAACCGTATGGCGGATAACCTGAACCAGCTCATCAACAGCAAAAAGCAACTGATTGACAATATTGCGCACGAACTGCGTACGCCGCTGGTCAGACTGCGCTATCGGCTAGCGATGAGCGACAATCTGGCAGAAAACGAACAGCAGGCGTTAAACCGAGATATTGGTCAACTTGAAGCGTTGATTGACGAGCTGTTGACGTATGCCAGACTCGACCGTCCACAGGTGACACTGCATCTTGCCGATATTGATATTCCTTCGTGGTTACAGGCAAAAGTTGATGATTTTCGCCTGATCCACCCTGACAAACACATTTCGCTGGACATGCCCCACTCAGCACGGATTGGGGCGCTCGATTTACGTCTGATGGAGCGGGTACTGAATAACCTGATCGGCAATGGGTTGCGCTTCTGCCACAGCCGATTGCATATCAGTCTGACATCCGACGCTGGGCATATTGCCTGTTTGCAAGTCGAAGATGATGGACCGGGTATTCCGCCCGAAAACCGAGAAAGCGTGTTTGAACCGTTTGTCCGTCTGGAAGCAGGTATCGAGAACAGCAGCGGCGGATGTGGACTGGGGCTGGCGATTGTTCATGCTATCGCCCGAGCTTACGACGGCAACATTACCGTGGATGACAGCCCGCTCGGCGGTGCCCGTTTCCGTTTTTGCTGGCCAGTAAAAACCGCGACAGCTCAGGCAGTCATCACCATTCAGCACTAG
- the rstA gene encoding two-component system response regulator RstA produces MHKIVFIEDDTEVGKLIAAYLGKHDIDVQVEARGDQALAFIEQQQPDLVLLDIMLPGKDGMTICRELRPQYSGPIVLLTSLDSDMNHILALEMGADDYILKITPPAVLLARLRLHLRQYAAAPQTVTENAAPTTLQVHKSLHFGLLCIDPVNREVTLGQEHIVLSTADFDLLWQLATHAGHIMDRDALLKNLRGVTYDGMDRSIDVAISRLRKKLYDNPLEPFRIKTVRNKGYLFAPNTWESVTL; encoded by the coding sequence ATGCATAAGATTGTTTTTATAGAAGATGATACTGAGGTGGGGAAATTGATCGCCGCTTACCTCGGCAAGCATGACATTGATGTTCAGGTTGAAGCACGAGGCGATCAGGCATTGGCCTTTATTGAGCAGCAGCAGCCCGATCTTGTGCTATTGGACATTATGCTACCCGGCAAAGACGGCATGACAATCTGTCGGGAACTGAGGCCACAGTACAGCGGCCCAATTGTGCTGCTGACCTCGCTGGACAGCGATATGAATCATATTCTGGCACTGGAAATGGGTGCCGATGATTATATTCTGAAAATCACCCCGCCCGCCGTGTTGCTCGCCCGACTGCGCCTGCATTTACGGCAATATGCTGCAGCACCACAGACCGTGACGGAAAACGCCGCCCCCACTACGTTACAGGTGCACAAATCACTGCACTTCGGCCTGCTCTGTATCGATCCGGTCAATCGGGAAGTGACATTAGGGCAAGAACACATTGTGTTATCCACCGCAGATTTCGATCTGCTCTGGCAGTTGGCGACCCATGCTGGTCACATCATGGATCGGGATGCGCTGCTGAAAAATCTACGCGGCGTGACCTACGACGGCATGGATCGCAGCATTGACGTCGCGATTTCTCGCCTGCGTAAGAAACTGTACGACAACCCACTGGAGCCGTTCCGTATTAAAACGGTGCGCAACAAAGGTTATCTGTTTGCCCCCAATACCTGGGAGAGCGTCACGCTATGA
- the folM gene encoding dihydromonapterin reductase — translation MTTFSSAPVLITGGARRIGLALARSFLAQSIPVIISYRTPYPELETLQQDGAVCLTADFSTTENIYAFAKQIQSLTPQLRAIIHNASRWEPESPSTPPEKTLADMLQIHVYTPYLLNQLLEPCLRGQGIAGADIIHLTDYVVEKGSDKHIAYAASKAALDNMTRSFARKLAPEVKVNAIAPSLILFNEKDDESYRQQALKKSLMKIAPGEAEIVGLVDYLLSSRYVTGKTLGVDGGRALR, via the coding sequence GTGACAACTTTTTCTTCTGCTCCCGTGTTAATTACCGGCGGCGCACGGCGTATTGGGCTGGCGCTGGCGCGTTCGTTTCTGGCACAGTCGATTCCGGTCATCATCAGCTATCGCACACCTTATCCTGAGTTGGAGACGCTACAGCAAGATGGCGCCGTTTGTCTGACCGCCGATTTTTCCACCACGGAAAACATCTATGCGTTTGCGAAGCAAATCCAGTCGCTCACGCCGCAACTGCGCGCCATTATTCACAATGCCAGCCGTTGGGAGCCTGAAAGCCCCTCCACACCGCCAGAAAAAACGCTGGCCGATATGCTGCAAATTCATGTCTACACACCCTATTTGCTCAACCAACTGCTGGAACCCTGCCTGCGTGGGCAAGGCATCGCGGGTGCGGATATTATTCATCTGACGGATTACGTGGTAGAAAAAGGCAGCGATAAACACATTGCCTATGCCGCCAGTAAAGCGGCGCTGGACAATATGACGCGGTCGTTTGCCCGCAAGCTGGCACCGGAGGTGAAAGTCAATGCGATCGCCCCCAGTCTCATCCTGTTTAATGAAAAGGATGACGAATCCTATCGTCAGCAGGCGCTGAAAAAGTCATTGATGAAAATTGCCCCCGGTGAAGCAGAAATTGTCGGGCTGGTGGATTACCTGCTCAGCAGCCGTTACGTCACTGGGAAAACGCTAGGCGTTGATGGTGGACGGGCTTTGCGTTAA
- the dauA gene encoding C4-dicarboxylic acid transporter DauA has protein sequence MKTHGINGIRPFSALIDACWREKYTLQRFTHDIVAGVTVGIIAIPLAMALAIASGVPPQYGLYTSAIAGIVIAISGGSRYSVSGPTAAFVVILYPVSQQFGLSGLLVATLLSGVFLLLMGLCRFGRLIEYIPLSVTLGFTSGIAITIGTMQIKDFFGLQMAVVPEHYVEKVAALAQSLPTLHLADTLIGATTLLVLIVWPRLGIRLPGHLPALLAGVAVMGIMSLLGENVATIGSRFSYMLADGSQGQGIPPILPQLVLPWDIPSPDGKTMTLDWQSIYALLPAAFSMAMLGAIESLLCAVVLDGMTGKKHNSNAELMGQGFGNIIAPFFGGITATAAIARSAANVRAGANSPISAVVHALLVLLALLILAPWLSYLPLAAMASLLLIVAWNMSEAHKVVDLLRHGPKDDIIVMLFCMSLTVLFDMVIAITVGIVLASLLFMRRIAQMTRLSELPDTKTPEHLVLRVNGPLFFAAAERIFNELTVRSEGYQNIILQWDAVPVLDAGGLNAFLRFSATLPEGKQLIITDIPFQPLKTLARAKVHPIEGRLSFYGSLAQAIEATTTRPNVEKTE, from the coding sequence ATGAAAACGCACGGAATTAACGGCATCAGGCCGTTCAGCGCGCTGATTGACGCGTGCTGGCGCGAAAAATATACGCTGCAACGTTTTACCCACGACATTGTCGCTGGCGTGACCGTCGGCATCATCGCCATACCGCTAGCAATGGCACTGGCCATTGCTAGCGGCGTTCCTCCGCAGTACGGACTGTATACCTCAGCTATTGCTGGGATTGTCATCGCTATCAGCGGCGGCTCACGCTATAGCGTCTCAGGCCCGACGGCCGCCTTCGTCGTCATTTTATATCCGGTATCGCAACAGTTCGGGCTATCCGGTCTGCTGGTTGCCACCTTGCTGTCCGGCGTCTTTCTGCTGCTGATGGGGCTTTGTCGCTTCGGCCGTCTGATTGAATATATTCCGCTTTCCGTGACGCTGGGATTCACCTCTGGGATCGCTATCACCATTGGTACCATGCAAATCAAGGATTTTTTCGGCTTGCAGATGGCGGTAGTCCCCGAGCATTACGTCGAAAAAGTGGCGGCGCTGGCGCAATCACTGCCGACCCTGCATCTTGCTGATACGCTTATTGGCGCAACAACGCTTTTGGTTCTCATCGTCTGGCCCAGACTCGGTATTCGTCTGCCCGGTCATTTGCCTGCGCTGCTGGCAGGCGTCGCGGTGATGGGGATTATGTCACTGCTCGGTGAAAACGTGGCCACCATCGGTTCCCGATTCAGCTATATGCTGGCGGACGGTTCGCAAGGGCAAGGGATTCCGCCTATCCTGCCACAGCTCGTTTTGCCGTGGGATATTCCGTCGCCCGATGGAAAGACGATGACGCTGGACTGGCAAAGCATTTACGCTCTGCTGCCTGCCGCATTCTCGATGGCGATGCTGGGGGCGATTGAGTCGCTGCTGTGCGCCGTCGTGTTGGACGGGATGACGGGCAAAAAACACAACTCTAATGCGGAGCTGATGGGCCAGGGTTTCGGTAACATCATCGCACCGTTCTTTGGCGGCATTACCGCGACCGCCGCGATTGCCCGCTCCGCCGCCAACGTGCGAGCGGGGGCAAATTCACCGATCTCCGCCGTGGTCCATGCGCTGCTGGTGTTACTGGCGCTGCTGATCCTTGCGCCGTGGCTGTCTTATCTGCCGCTGGCGGCAATGGCGTCGCTGCTGCTGATCGTCGCCTGGAACATGAGTGAAGCGCACAAAGTGGTCGATTTACTACGCCACGGGCCGAAAGACGACATTATCGTGATGCTGTTCTGTATGTCGTTGACCGTGCTGTTCGATATGGTGATCGCGATTACCGTCGGTATCGTGCTGGCATCCCTACTCTTCATGCGGCGCATCGCGCAGATGACCCGTCTTAGCGAACTGCCGGACACCAAAACCCCGGAGCATCTGGTGCTGCGTGTTAACGGCCCGTTGTTTTTCGCCGCGGCGGAACGCATCTTCAACGAACTGACCGTACGCAGCGAAGGCTATCAAAATATCATTTTGCAGTGGGATGCGGTGCCGGTGCTGGATGCTGGCGGCCTCAATGCGTTCTTGCGTTTTAGCGCAACGCTGCCCGAAGGCAAACAGCTCATCATCACCGACATTCCCTTCCAGCCGTTAAAAACGCTGGCGCGGGCGAAGGTTCATCCGATTGAAGGGCGTCTCAGCTTCTACGGCTCACTCGCACAGGCGATTGAGGCGACGACGACGCGCCCCAACGTAGAAAAAACCGAGTAG
- the chaA gene encoding sodium-potassium/proton antiporter ChaA, translating to MKSHSEVVKTRHHEYSLIFPVIALTVLYIWGTSQNFVAILGINAIALAGILFSAFSVVRHADVLAHRLGEPYGSLILSLSVVILEVSLISALMATGDAGPDLMRDTLYSIIVIVTGGLVGFALLLGGRKFATQYVNLSGIKQYLMAIFPLAVIVLVFPSALPGGNFSVTQSLIVAAISAAMYGVFLLIQTRTHQSLFVYEHEDEGDGDDPHHGKPSAHSSLWHTAWLLVHLVAVIAVTKTNSMPLETLLTEMNAPTQFTGFLVALLILSPEGLGAIRAVLKNQVQRAMNLFFGSVLATISLTVPTVTIIAMLTGRTLNFGLDMPHIVVMLSVLVLCHITFSTGRTNVLSGSAHLALFAAYLITITL from the coding sequence ATGAAGTCTCATTCTGAGGTGGTCAAAACTCGCCATCATGAATACTCACTCATTTTTCCTGTTATTGCGCTGACCGTGCTCTACATATGGGGCACTTCACAAAATTTTGTCGCCATTCTCGGCATCAACGCCATCGCGCTCGCTGGGATACTGTTCAGCGCCTTCAGCGTGGTGCGTCATGCCGACGTGCTCGCACACCGTCTGGGTGAACCCTACGGTTCATTGATCCTCAGCCTGTCCGTCGTCATTCTCGAAGTCAGCCTGATTTCTGCCCTGATGGCAACCGGTGACGCAGGCCCAGATCTGATGCGTGATACCCTCTATTCCATTATCGTGATTGTCACCGGTGGTCTGGTTGGTTTCGCCCTCTTACTCGGCGGCCGTAAATTCGCCACCCAGTACGTCAACCTGAGCGGCATCAAGCAATACCTGATGGCGATCTTCCCATTAGCCGTGATTGTGCTGGTTTTCCCCAGCGCTTTGCCCGGTGGTAATTTCAGCGTAACGCAATCACTGATTGTTGCCGCTATTTCTGCGGCGATGTACGGCGTTTTCCTGTTGATTCAAACGCGTACGCACCAAAGCCTGTTCGTCTATGAGCATGAAGACGAAGGGGACGGTGACGATCCGCACCATGGTAAACCGTCAGCGCACAGTTCACTGTGGCACACCGCCTGGCTACTGGTTCACCTGGTTGCGGTTATCGCGGTCACCAAAACGAACTCCATGCCGCTGGAAACGCTGCTGACCGAAATGAACGCGCCGACGCAGTTTACGGGCTTCCTAGTCGCGCTGTTAATCCTCTCACCTGAGGGGCTGGGAGCGATCCGCGCCGTCCTGAAAAATCAGGTACAGCGTGCCATGAACCTGTTTTTCGGTTCCGTGCTGGCAACCATTTCACTGACGGTCCCCACCGTCACGATTATCGCCATGCTGACCGGCCGCACGCTGAACTTCGGTCTGGATATGCCGCACATTGTCGTGATGCTGTCGGTACTGGTGCTGTGCCACATTACGTTTTCTACCGGTAGGACCAACGTGTTGAGCGGTAGCGCGCATCTGGCGCTCTTCGCCGCCTATCTGATCACCATCACGCTGTAA
- a CDS encoding siderophore-interacting protein, which translates to MATPRQPVLVQVKHIHDISPHLRCITFHHDALRDYPTERYGAHIKLFLPQAGQQKPALPAIGERGPIWPESEARPIVRTYSVRAVRPEDAELDMIFALHEHAGPAVTFARQAKPGDWVGISQPGGPFPMLPPATAYYLAADPSSFPALMALLENLPDDATGHAVIRVDSEADKLDIAKPAQLHLHWIIGGTDVTDALLQQFQSLPSAKNAFYWLAGEDRIVVQLRRHVRRERGCERNQMYAVPYWREGLNEEDYHHKRHDIMDNPDE; encoded by the coding sequence ATGGCAACGCCGCGACAGCCTGTTTTAGTTCAGGTTAAACACATCCACGATATTTCCCCTCATTTACGCTGCATTACTTTCCATCACGACGCGCTACGCGATTATCCGACCGAGCGATACGGTGCACACATCAAGCTCTTTTTGCCTCAGGCGGGACAGCAAAAACCGGCTCTGCCCGCGATTGGCGAACGCGGCCCGATCTGGCCAGAGAGCGAAGCCCGCCCCATTGTCCGCACCTATAGCGTTCGTGCGGTACGTCCGGAGGATGCGGAGCTGGATATGATTTTCGCGCTGCATGAACACGCGGGGCCTGCTGTCACCTTTGCCCGTCAGGCTAAGCCCGGCGACTGGGTCGGTATTTCACAACCCGGTGGCCCATTCCCGATGCTGCCACCCGCGACCGCTTATTATCTGGCTGCTGACCCGTCATCGTTCCCCGCGCTCATGGCTCTATTGGAGAATCTGCCTGATGACGCAACGGGGCATGCGGTAATCCGTGTCGACAGCGAGGCTGATAAACTGGATATCGCTAAACCAGCACAACTTCATCTGCACTGGATTATCGGCGGCACGGACGTGACCGATGCATTATTACAGCAGTTTCAGTCACTTCCGTCGGCTAAAAATGCGTTTTACTGGTTAGCCGGTGAGGATCGTATCGTGGTTCAGCTTCGTCGCCATGTGCGTCGCGAACGCGGATGTGAGCGAAATCAGATGTATGCCGTACCTTATTGGCGAGAAGGGCTAAATGAAGAGGATTATCATCATAAACGTCACGATATTATGGATAATCCTGACGAATAA
- a CDS encoding gamma-glutamylcyclotransferase, with the protein MLTRDFLQKADCRTSFGCIEETLLLTPQQRADSLDRTLALRPNSCPVWVFGYGSLMWNPVFDAEETCLATLAGWQRAFCLRLTIGRGTVTQPGRMLALKPGGQTTGLAYRLPETSLREDLELLWKREMLTGCYRPLWCELHRKNGTPLTALVFVSEPEHPLNENDTCIQSVAPLIARASGPLGTNAQYLFALEQELKNHGTEDESVSELAQRVRILQQSCSAAAGNG; encoded by the coding sequence GTGTTAACACGCGATTTTTTGCAGAAAGCAGATTGTAGAACGTCTTTTGGTTGTATTGAAGAAACCTTACTGCTCACCCCGCAACAGCGGGCTGACTCGTTGGACAGGACGCTGGCGCTCCGGCCAAATAGCTGTCCTGTCTGGGTGTTTGGCTATGGTTCGCTCATGTGGAATCCGGTTTTTGACGCTGAAGAAACCTGTCTGGCCACGTTGGCAGGGTGGCAGCGAGCCTTTTGCCTGCGCCTTACCATCGGTCGCGGCACGGTAACGCAACCGGGGCGGATGCTGGCGCTGAAACCCGGTGGGCAAACGACGGGATTGGCTTACCGACTGCCGGAAACCTCATTGCGTGAAGATTTGGAGCTGCTGTGGAAGCGTGAAATGCTGACGGGCTGCTATCGTCCGCTCTGGTGCGAACTGCATCGCAAGAACGGTACACCGCTAACAGCGCTGGTGTTTGTCTCCGAACCTGAGCATCCTCTCAACGAAAATGATACCTGCATTCAGAGCGTTGCCCCGCTGATTGCGCGCGCGAGCGGTCCGCTCGGCACCAATGCCCAATATCTGTTTGCACTTGAGCAAGAGTTGAAGAATCACGGAACGGAAGACGAAAGCGTGAGCGAACTTGCACAGCGGGTGCGTATCCTGCAACAGTCGTGTTCTGCGGCAGCAGGAAACGGTTGA
- a CDS encoding DUF481 domain-containing protein, protein MTLSKHALSSLSLVIALSAGITQSRADTIWLTNGDQLTGKITLLDGGKLFINTDYAGSISVAWDKVKTFESDHGLVIQGERYEKGVLYPAVKASENRAVVASPSLANEAAGPQTLPLSEITSIVAQKPLVTDFAWKGNVDAGMSHKKSSTETDNYDVTLNTKARHDTWRHNLDASYHLAKENKVESTKNAAGEYALDKFVDENWFWQGRYQYKRDWIESIKINRSFGLGPGYQFWDNDLGAFSLTSLVNSQTFVYRDQGDDDFYSGGLKWAYNRYLFSKSVEAFTNGELGRSFDGTAPIYLKADAGLRFKLTDWSSMTMKVSRTRIESNQGNVDDTLYTMGVGVGW, encoded by the coding sequence ATGACACTATCCAAACACGCACTCTCTTCCCTCAGCCTGGTTATCGCCCTCTCTGCTGGCATTACCCAGAGCCGCGCTGACACCATTTGGCTGACCAATGGCGACCAGCTCACAGGGAAAATCACGCTGCTTGACGGCGGAAAACTCTTTATCAACACCGACTATGCCGGCTCTATTTCTGTGGCCTGGGACAAGGTGAAAACCTTTGAATCCGACCATGGTCTGGTGATTCAAGGCGAACGCTACGAGAAAGGCGTTCTGTATCCGGCTGTTAAAGCGAGCGAAAACCGCGCCGTCGTCGCAAGCCCATCGCTGGCTAACGAAGCGGCTGGCCCACAAACATTGCCACTTTCTGAAATCACGTCCATCGTCGCGCAGAAGCCGCTGGTGACCGATTTCGCCTGGAAAGGCAACGTTGACGCTGGCATGTCGCACAAGAAAAGTTCTACAGAAACCGACAACTACGATGTGACGCTGAACACCAAAGCGCGTCACGATACGTGGCGACACAACCTTGATGCCAGCTACCATTTGGCAAAAGAGAATAAAGTCGAGAGCACCAAGAATGCGGCTGGCGAATATGCGCTGGATAAATTCGTGGATGAGAACTGGTTCTGGCAGGGTCGTTATCAGTACAAACGCGACTGGATTGAAAGCATTAAAATCAACCGCTCTTTCGGTCTCGGTCCCGGTTATCAGTTTTGGGATAACGATTTAGGCGCGTTCTCTCTGACGTCGCTGGTCAACTCCCAAACCTTCGTCTACCGCGATCAGGGTGATGATGACTTCTATTCTGGAGGCCTCAAGTGGGCTTACAACCGCTATCTGTTCAGCAAATCGGTTGAAGCCTTCACCAACGGTGAATTGGGTCGTTCATTTGACGGCACAGCACCAATCTATCTGAAAGCGGATGCGGGTCTGCGCTTCAAGCTGACCGACTGGTCTTCGATGACCATGAAAGTGTCACGTACCCGTATCGAAAGTAATCAGGGGAATGTTGACGACACACTCTACACCATGGGTGTTGGCGTCGGCTGGTAA
- a CDS encoding acyltransferase family protein produces the protein MKKVSKERFIGLEWLRFLLGCYVMIYHTVHVYPQRERIPFLSELTSMGFFATSTFFVLSGFLLAHVYIKDGRLREPVRQFWAKRFFNLYPIHIIALLSSIAVVTLMQWLAVPPEGQVASARFVIYDTNDPAAAPETLRHYMTNAQLVFNGLLQVLMLQAWNPYFLTFNAPLWSLSTLFFFYLAFPLLAPRLLNSRHPWLWMGIVCLLYLLPPIWVIWQQQFGMPYTGLLQRGPIFRLPEFLAGILGYALFRHYRQKDRLPLTKGQRYAVAFFISVNFLIATWLFTKGEAYWYFLLHNGLLLPAQVGLVCLSALAREPNSEWLRHWSPRLGAASLSIFALHVPLFNLFRTLEQLVRGDPLACFSDWDQCIAAAGQVQLSMTGYTIFLLSTVTLCVLFQERIVFRVRTFLTARFLSNNTSRTQRTA, from the coding sequence ATGAAAAAGGTCAGTAAAGAGCGGTTTATCGGCCTGGAATGGTTACGATTTTTGCTCGGTTGCTATGTGATGATTTATCACACAGTTCACGTTTATCCCCAGCGTGAGCGCATTCCTTTCTTAAGCGAACTCACCAGCATGGGATTCTTCGCGACCAGCACGTTCTTTGTCCTATCTGGCTTTTTGCTAGCCCATGTCTACATTAAGGACGGACGTCTGCGTGAACCTGTTCGCCAGTTCTGGGCCAAACGCTTCTTTAATCTTTATCCCATCCATATCATTGCCCTGTTGTCTTCGATTGCCGTTGTCACACTGATGCAGTGGCTGGCCGTACCGCCGGAAGGGCAAGTCGCCAGCGCGCGTTTCGTCATTTATGACACCAACGATCCTGCAGCCGCCCCCGAAACGCTGCGCCATTACATGACGAATGCACAGTTGGTGTTCAACGGGTTATTGCAGGTACTGATGTTGCAGGCATGGAATCCTTACTTCCTGACCTTCAATGCCCCGTTATGGTCGCTTTCCACACTGTTCTTTTTCTATCTGGCGTTCCCGCTGTTAGCCCCGCGTCTGTTGAACAGTCGCCATCCGTGGCTGTGGATGGGGATCGTCTGCCTGCTGTATCTGCTACCGCCGATTTGGGTGATCTGGCAACAGCAGTTCGGCATGCCGTACACCGGATTATTACAGCGTGGACCGATTTTCCGTCTGCCGGAGTTTCTAGCTGGGATTTTGGGCTATGCGCTGTTCCGTCATTACCGTCAGAAAGATCGCTTACCGTTGACCAAAGGCCAGCGCTATGCAGTCGCTTTCTTTATTAGTGTGAATTTCCTTATCGCCACCTGGCTGTTCACAAAAGGTGAGGCCTATTGGTACTTCCTGTTGCACAACGGGTTGCTCCTGCCAGCTCAGGTCGGTTTGGTCTGCCTTAGCGCGCTGGCGCGTGAACCGAACAGTGAATGGCTGCGGCATTGGTCTCCCCGACTAGGGGCTGCCTCGCTGTCTATCTTTGCGCTACACGTTCCGCTCTTCAATCTGTTCCGTACGCTGGAACAACTGGTGCGCGGTGACCCGCTGGCCTGCTTTAGCGATTGGGATCAGTGCATTGCCGCGGCAGGTCAGGTGCAGTTGTCCATGACGGGCTATACCATTTTCCTACTCAGCACCGTGACGCTCTGTGTTCTCTTCCAGGAACGGATCGTGTTCCGCGTAAGGACGTTCCTGACCGCGCGTTTCCTGAGCAACAACACTTCCCGCACGCAGCGCACCGCATAG
- the narL gene encoding two-component system response regulator NarL: MINEDAATLLLIDDHPMLRNGVKQLISMDPELQVAGEASHGEQGVELAEQLDPDLILLDLNMPGMNGLETLNRLREKSLSGRIVVFSVSNHEDDVVNALKNGADGYLLKDMEPEDLLAALHQAASGKMVLSETLTPILAASLRESRHSSDRDIQLLTPRERDILKLLAQGLSNKVIARKLTITESTVKVHVKHLLKKMKLKSRVEAAVWVLQEKVI, encoded by the coding sequence ATGATTAACGAAGATGCCGCCACCCTACTGCTGATTGATGACCATCCCATGTTGCGCAATGGCGTTAAGCAACTCATCAGCATGGACCCAGAATTGCAGGTGGCAGGTGAAGCCAGTCACGGCGAACAGGGTGTCGAGCTAGCGGAACAGCTGGATCCGGATTTGATTCTGCTCGATTTGAACATGCCCGGCATGAATGGCCTGGAAACCTTGAATCGTCTGCGGGAAAAATCGCTGTCTGGCCGTATTGTCGTCTTTAGCGTATCCAACCATGAAGACGATGTGGTCAATGCCCTGAAAAATGGTGCTGACGGTTACCTGCTGAAAGATATGGAGCCGGAAGATTTACTGGCTGCGCTGCATCAGGCGGCGTCAGGGAAAATGGTGCTAAGTGAAACATTGACGCCAATTCTGGCCGCCAGCCTGCGCGAAAGCCGCCACAGCAGTGACCGAGACATTCAACTGCTCACGCCGCGCGAACGCGATATTCTGAAGCTGCTAGCACAGGGATTGTCCAATAAAGTCATCGCCCGCAAGCTCACGATCACCGAAAGTACTGTTAAAGTTCACGTCAAACACCTGTTGAAAAAAATGAAGTTAAAATCACGGGTTGAAGCGGCTGTCTGGGTATTACAAGAAAAAGTGATTTAA